One genomic window of Oncorhynchus masou masou isolate Uvic2021 unplaced genomic scaffold, UVic_Omas_1.1 unplaced_scaffold_987, whole genome shotgun sequence includes the following:
- the LOC135538592 gene encoding oocyte zinc finger protein XlCOF6-like: MYHYRLRLSLRPVTSTVRTIPACHSPSTLSPNLQSLGPDCDSGVQFALQDPEMASVKLEDCSQTVELNANIKDEEEEEKIRTTVSHGDHVETFSTSREHQQEDQRAKRSHHCPHCEDIFPFQSKLKMHLKIHTGEKPYSCSDCGKCFKTSTQLKVHQRTHTGEKPYSCSDCGKRFKTSTQLKVHQKTHTGEKPYVCSDCGKCFKTSNKFKVHQRTHTGEKPFFCPDCGTSFSHLSHLKSHERIHTGEKPYSCSDCGKKFKTSNELKVHQRTHTGEKPFFCPDCGTSFSHLSNLKSHERIHTGEKPYICSDCGASFSRLDTLKTHQRIHTGEKPYSCSDCGKCFTTLTDLKVHQRTHTGEKPYSCSYCGKCFKTSTQLKVHHRTHTGVEPYVFSDCGKCFTTSTDLKVHQRTHIGEKRYSCSDCGKCFKTSKELKVHQRSHTGEKPYSCSYCGKCFKTSNKLKVHQRTHTGEKPYVCSDCGTTFSQLSNLKSHERIHTGEKPYSCSDCGKCFKTSTKLKVHHRTCAFEH; this comes from the exons ATGTATCATT ACCGACTCAGATTAAGTCTGAGGCcggtaacatcaacagtgaggacaaTCCCAGCCTGCcactctccttccacactgagtccaaacctacagtcactgggtcctgattgtgacagtggagtccagtttgcactgcaggatccagagatggcatcagtgaagctggaagactgcagtcaaacagtGGAACTGAATGccaacattaaagatgaagaagaggaagagaagattaGGACAACTGTTAGTCATG GAGACCATGTTGAGACATTCTCTACATCCAGAGAGCATCAGCAGGAAGATCAGAGAGCTAAGAGGTCTCATCACTGCCCACATTGTGAAGACATTTTCCCATTTCAATCAAAGCTAAAAATGCAcctaaaaatacacacaggagagaagccttattcctgctctgactgtggaaaatgctttAAAACATCAACTcagctaaaagttcatcagagaacacacacaggagagaagccttattcctgctctgactgtggaaaacgttttaaaacatcaactcagctaaaagttcatcagaagacgcacacaggagagaagccttacgtctgctctgactgtggaaaatgttttaaaacatcaaataagtttaaagttcatcagagaacacacacaggtgagaagcctttcttctgccctgactgtggaactagtttctctcatctttctcacttaaaatcacatgaacgtatacatacaggagagaagccatactcctgctctgactgtggaaaaaaATTTAAAACGTCAAATGAGCTAaaagttcaccagagaacacacacaggagagaagcctttcttctGCCCTGACTGTGGAACAAGTTTCTCTCATCTTTCTAACTTAAaatcacatgaacgtatacatacaggagagaagccttacatctgctctgactgtggggcaAGTTTCTCTCGTCTGGACaccttaaaaacacaccaacgtatacacacaggagagaagccttactcctgctctgactgtggaaaatgcttcacAACGTTAACTGatctaaaagttcatcagagaacacacacaggagagaagccttattcctgctcttactgtggaaaatgttttaaaacatcaaCTCAGTTAAAAGTTCATCATAGAACACACACAGGCGTGGAGCCTTACGTCttctctgactgtggaaaatgtttcacaacatcaactgatctaaaagttcatcagagaacacacataGGAGAGAAGCGttattcctgctctgactgtggaaaatgttttaaaacatcaaaagagctaaaagttcatcagagatcacacacaggagagaagccttattcctgctcttactgtggaaaatgttttaaaacatcaaataagcttaaagttcaccagagaacacacacaggagagaagccttacgtctgctctgactgtggaactaCTTTCTCGCAACTTTCCAACTTAAaatcacatgaacgtatacatacaggggagaagccatactcctgctctgactgtggaaaatgcttcaaaacatcTACTAAGCTAAAAGTTCATCATAGAACATGTGCATTTGAGCATTAG